A stretch of Brassica napus cultivar Da-Ae chromosome C6, Da-Ae, whole genome shotgun sequence DNA encodes these proteins:
- the LOC106376660 gene encoding transmembrane protein 120 homolog, producing MSSDTMEVEEEVRRIVEQVKDLHDSATAFVSSSSHEELSLRKRSSAVDASITRLHSTIVSDKHLDPKLFDKLEEDLQRARCMLADGDTSSFLPSKPQGRFVRMFLGPVNVRASRKDIQLKVKEEYNSYRDRTALLFLVFPAILLTLRSYVWGGCLPAFPVQLYEAWLLFLYAGLAMRENILRANGSDIRSWWLYHHYCAMAMALVSLTWEIKGQPNCVQKQKGVRLFLQWAMMQGVAMLLQNRYQRQRLYTRIALGKAKRMDVVWGETAGVDGQLWLLCPLLFTLQGFEAYVGLQLLRTALTGVVAEWQVLICGILLVVMAVGNFINTVETLMVKSRFKAKMKRSKSRAELD from the exons ATGTCATCAGACACGATGGAGGTTGAAGAAGAAGTGAGACGGATCGTGGAGCAGGTGAAGGACCTCCACGACTCAGCCACCGCCTTCGTGTCTTCTTCATCCCACGAAGAGCTCTCTCTCCGCAAGAGATCATCCGCCGTCGACGCATCAATCACCCGCCTACACTCCACTATCGTCTCCGACAAACATCTCGATCCCAAGCTCTTCGACAAG CTGGAGGAGGATCTGCAACGAGCTAGATGCATGCTTGCCGATGGGGACACTTCCTCTTTCCTCCCCTCCAAACCTCaag GACGCTTTGTAAGAATGTTCTTGGGACCGGTCAATGTTCGAGCCTCGAGGAAAGATATACAGCTTAAAGTCAAAGAAGAATACAATAGCTACAGA GATAGGACAgctcttctttttcttgttttcccAGCAATACTTTTGACCCTAAGATCTTATGTCTGGGGTGGATGTTTGCCTGCTTTCCCTGTTCAGCTCTACGAG GCTTGGCTTCTGTTCCTTTATGCTGGTTTGGCTATGCGAGAGAACATATTGAGAGCCAACGGGAGTGACATCCGTTCCTG GTGGCTTTATCATCATTATTGTGCCATGGCTATGGCCCTTGTCAGTCTCACTTGGGAAATCAAAGGTCAACCAAACTGTGTTCAGAAGCAG AAAGGAGTCCGTCTTTTCCTCCAATGGGCTATGATGCAAGGTGTTGCGATGCTTCTGCAAAATAGATATCAGCGCCAAAGATTATACACTCGCATCGCACTTGGAAAG GCTAAGAGAATGGACGTCGTATGGGGAGAAACGGCTGGAGTTGATGGCCAATTATGGCTGTTATGTCCTCTTCTGTTCACTTTACAG GGCTTTGAAGCATACGTTGGTCTGCAGTTACTAAGGACAGCGTTAACTGGGGTAGTCGCCGAATGGCAG GTGCTGATCTGTGGCATTCTTCTGGTTGTGATGGCCGTTGGAAACTTCATAAACACAGTAGAGACATTGATGGTTAAGTCGAGATTCAAGGCTAAGATGAAGAGAAGCAAAAGCAGAGCAGAGCTTGATTAA